The Candidatus Deferrimicrobiaceae bacterium sequence CCGAGGGAACCAGCCGCACGCCGGACAGGAGACTTCCCACCGGGGTCCCCGTCGCGGAAAAAGCCGCGAAGGAAAGCGTCTCCCCGTATTGGACATGGTCGAGGAAAAGGACCATGTCCGGGCTGCCGGTCAACAGGTGCACACGGTCGACGGAGAAGGTCACGGTGGCCGACTCGATGAACGCTCCCGGCGGGATCCCGTCGAGGGGGAACGAGAGGAATCCCCGGTGCTCGGGGCGGGGAGGAGGGACAAAAGGATCGAATCCGCAATCGATGACCGCCGCTGTCGTGACGACACCGTCCTGGCGCACGTCGCCGTCCGTCGCGGGATCGCTCCCGACGTCCGCGGAGACGGGGGGAAGGCCGTCGCCGCCCACGACGGAAAGAGAAAAGGAGAAGTCGCACCCCGGGCAAAGAAGCAGGATCCACAGCGCGGCGGCGGCAAACGGTCGCATCGCGTAACTCTTCCCTTGTGGCGGCAGCTTGTATGATAATTATCGTACCATGCCGGTAAGTACGGAAAAGGGATGACGTCTTTGCCGCTCGAGTTCGACGACGATCCGGGGGGTCGTCCCCGGACCAAGGGGCTTCTCCTGGCAGGGACGCTTTTCCTCTGCTTTCTTCTGGGAACGGGGGTCGGTCTTGTCATCCTGGCGAAGTTCTCATCGTTCCCTTCCCTGGAGTCCGTGCAGCAATACCGGCCGAGCATCTCCTCCAAGATCTACGACCGCTACAACCAGTTAGTGGGGGAAATCTACCTCGAGAAGAGAACCCTCGTCCCCTACCGGCAGATCCCCCGCTACGTCGTGGAGGCCTTCGTCGCGGCGGAGGACGCCAACTTCTTCCAGCACCGGGGAGTCGATCTCACCGCGATCGCCCGCGCCGCCGTCAAGGATCTCCTGGGGGGGAGCTTCGCCCAGGGAGGAAGCACCATCACCCAGCAAACGGTGAAAAACCTCTTCCTCACCCACGAAAAGAGCATCAGCCGGAAACTGAAGGAACTCATCCTCGCCTACCGCATGGAGCGGAAGATGAGCAAGGAGGAGATCCTCTACCTGTACCTGAACCAGATCTACCTCGGGGAGGGCACATACGGGGTGGAGGCGGCAGCGCGGACCTATTTCGGGAAGGGGGTGGGTGAACTCGGCGTGGCGGAGGGGGCGATGCTCGCCGCCCTTCCCAAGGCACCCACCCGCTATTCCCCGAGGACCAACCCCGACCTCGCGAAGGGCCGGCAGCGCTACGTCCTCCGGAGGATGGTCGAGGCGGGGTTCCTCACGCAGGCGGAGGCCGACAAGGCATATGCGGCCAGGATCGTCCTCGCCCCCCCTTCCACCTTCCGGTCGAAGGCGGCCTACTTTCTCGAACAGGTCCGCTTGTATCTCATGGAAAAATACGGGGCGGAGTCCCTCTACCAGGAAGGGCTGCGCATCTACACGACGATCGACACGCGCCTCCAGCAGATGGCCCACGCGGCTCTGATCGAGGGGATCAAGACCACGGAGGAGCGGAACAAGTACGAGGGACTTCAGGGGGCGGTCGTAGCCCTCGACCCGCACACGGGGGCGATCCTCGCCATGGTGGGGGGGACCGATTTCGCGCAGTCGCAGTTCAACCGCGCGCTCCAGGCGAGAAGACAGCCGGGGTCGGCCTTCAAGCCCTTCGTATACACCGCTGCGCTCTCCGCCGGGAGAACCGTCGTATCCATGACGGACGACTCCCCCATCGAGTTCGACCGGAACGAGAAGGAACTCTGGAAGCCGAGAAATTACGACGGGACATTCCTGGGGCCGATCCCGCTCATCGAGGCCCTCGCCAAGTCCCGCAACCTGGCGACGATCCGGCTCCTCAACGATGTGGGCGTCGCGTCGGTCCTTCGCACGGCGAAGACGATGGGCATCGAATCCCCGATCGAGCGGAACCTTTCCATCGCCCTGGGGTCCTCGGGGGTGACCCTGCTGGAGATGTGCACCGCGTACGCGACGTTCGCCAACGGAGGACTGAGGCCCGCGCCGTTTTTCCTGCGTGAGGTGAGGGACTCCCGCGGGGAGGTCCTGGAGAGAACGACCCCGGAAGCCGAACAGGCGATCTCCCCCGAAACGGCCTACCTCATGGTCCGCATGATGCAGGAGGTGATCCAGAGCGGGACGGGGAAGGCCGCGAGAGGACTCGGACACTTCCTCGCCGGAAAGACCGGAACGACGAACGAAAATACCGATGCGTGGTTCATCGGGTTCTCGCCCGACCTCGTGGCGGGGATATGGGTCGGGTTCGACACGCCGCGCCCCCTGGGCGACCGGGAGTCGGCGGCCGCCGTGGCGCTGCCCATCTGGATCCGATTCATGGGGCGGGCCCTGCCCCTCTTTCCCAACCGGGACTTCCCCGTGCCCCCCGGAATCCTCTTCTCCCGTGTCGACCTCGAGACCGGCAAGAGCCTCCCCCCCGGCTCCTCCGATGGGATCACCCTCCCCTTCCGGATCGGGACGGTGCCCCCGACGGCGCCTGTCGGGAAAAAGATCGGCCCATCCCTTCCGTCCCCGGACGACCTCTTGTAGGGGAAGCGAATTCGGAAACGGGACTCGCCCTTATCCTTTCACCGAGAGAACAACCATCCGCTCGGACTCCTCCGTGAAGGGATCTCCCGAAAGGGAGCCGAAGCAATTCTTCACCCGCAACCCGCATTTCCCGAGCATCGCTTCGAGCTCATCGCTCGAGTAGATCCGCACGTCGAACGTGGAGGAGATCCGGATCCCGTCCTTGCGTGTCAGCACGTGCTCCGCTGTCGCACGCCGGGTCCCGGAATTGAACCCTATCGACATCCGGAGCTGTCCTGAAGGGACCTCGATCGTCTGGTCCCAGTTCTCGAGGCGCGACAGGCCCTTCCCGGAGTTTCTCAGGTCGAGAAGCAGGGTGCCCCCCTCCCTCAGGCTCACCGCCACGTTATCCAGAACCCGCTGGTTCTCCTCGTCGCTGAAGAACCCGAAGGAAGTGAACAGGGAGAGGCACAGATCGAAGGCGCCGGGACGTCGGAAGAGCCGCATGTCCTCGCGCACCCATTCCACGGTGACCCCCTCCCGGTGGGCCCGCGCCCGGGCGATGTCCAGCATCTTGCTGGAAAGGTCCACGCCGGTCACCACGTATCCCCGCCGGGCGAGCGGGACGGCGTGCCTCCCCCGACCGCACCCCAGGTCCTCCACGGCCGACCCGGGGGGAACCGCGATGAGGCCGATGATCTCCTCCACCTCTTTCTCGGCATTCCCCTCGAGCGGCCCGAACAGCTGCGGGTATCTCTCGTCGAAGATCGTCTCGAACCACGCTCCCGGCATCCCCGGTCCCCCCTATCCCTTCACGACCGCCACGGGCCGAAGCCTGGCCACCCTCCTCGCGATCCCGGCGTCGTGCACGACCCCGACGACTTCGGACACGTCCTTGTAGGCCTCCGGAATCTCCTCGGCGAGGGTCTTCTGGGAGGCGCTGGCGACGAGCACCCCGCGCTTTTCCATCTCCTGGACGATCGACTTGCCCCGCACGCTCGCCTTCGCCTGGGTCCGGCTCATCCGGCGTCCCGCGCCGTGGCAGGTCGAGCCGAACGAGAGGCTCATCGCCGCCGGCGAACCCGCAAGGACAAACGAGGAGGTCCCCATGTCGCCCGGAATGAGCACCGGCTGTCCCACGTGCCGGTACGCTTCCGGAATTTCCCGGTTCCCCGCAGGGAAACAGCGGGTCGCCCCCTTCCGGTGGACGAGGACTTTCCGCTTCGCGCCGTGGATCTCGTGCACCTCGAATTTGGCATTGTTGTGCCCGCAGTCGTACACCAGCCGCATCCCGAGGTCGCGCGGCCCCATTCCGAGGAACCTCAGGAACGTCTCCTGGGTCTGGTGCGCGAGCATTTGCCGGTTGGCGAATGCGTAGTTGCCCGCCGCGGCCAGCGCGGACAGGTACCGCTGCCCCTCGGGGGAGCGGATGTGCGCGCAGGCGAGTTGCCGGTCGGGAAGATCGATCGCGTTGCGGCGCATGTAGTCGGCCATCGTCACCAGGTAGTCGTCGCAGACCTGGTACCCCAGTCCCCGGGATCCCGAATGGACGAGGACGGCCGCCTGGCCGGGGAAGATCCCGAACGCCCGCGCGGCCTCTTCGTCGAACACCTCCGCGACCTCGTCGATCTCGAGGAAGTGGTTCCCCGAACCGAGCGTCCCCAGCTGGTTGCGCCCCCTCTTCTTGGCGACGGCCGAAACCGCATCGGGGTCCGCCCCCGGCAGCCTCCCCCCGCTTTCGGTGCGCTCGATGTCCTCCGCGGACGCATACCCCCGGGACGCCGCCCAGCGGGCCCCATCGACCAGGACCTTCTCCTCGTCCGCCGCGGCGAGGCGGACGAACCCCGTCGAGCCGACCCCCGAGGGGACTTCCCGATGCAGGGCGGCCACGAGCTCCTTGAGCTTCGGGCGAAGCGCGTCGACGGTCAGGTCGGACCGGAGAAGACGGACCCCGCAGTTGATATCGTACCCCACTCCGCCGGGGGAGACGACTCCCTCTTCCGCATCCATCGCGGCCACCCCCCCGATCGGGAAGCCGTATCCCCAGTGGATGTCCGGCATCCCGATGCTGTATTTCAGGATTCCCGGGAGGTGGGCGACGTTCATGACCTGGCGGACGGCCTCGTCGCGCACGATGTCCCCCATCATCGCCTCGGAGGCGAAGATGAGCCCGGGGACCCGCATCCCGCTCTCCTGCGGGATTTCCCACATCGTCTCGGATAATTTCCTGATTTCGACGTCCCGGAACCGCATGGGCGGCTCTCCTTCCCCGCCGGTACCCCCCCGCGATCGCTCGGGTCGGGGACTACACGTCCACCACGAAACGGGCGAGACAGCCCCCCGGCGACCTCTCCACGGCGATGGCGTGCGCCGTCACCGCCTTGATCTCCCGCCTGACGTCGTGTCGGGAGAAGTCGAGAGGCTCCCCCGCCACCGTCAACGTCACCCGTTCCTTATGTATCGTAACACGCGCGGTGCGGGCGACAAACCGGTGGACGGTAAAGATCTGGAGCGCCTCGCGAAGCAGAAAAAAGAGCTGCTCCTCCGCCGTGCCGCCGGCCGCTTCCGCGGTGCGGAACTCCGCACCCCGCACGGTCCGCCTGTCCGTCAGAAGAGAGAAGAGCGCGAGAACGCAGGAGGAGAACAGGCCGGGAAGGTCTGCACCGCGGACCTCCAGCATGAGGTCCGCCGTGTGCGGGAGGAGGCGGAACCGCCGCCCTTTCACGTTCCGTCCGCCAGGCGCGCCGCGAAGAACCTCGGAAGACCCGCCTCGAGAATCTTCCGCTGGCAGGACGGCACGTCGTACGGCACGCGGATCCAGGAGGCCCGGCCGGCGCCCGTGTCCCAGATCAGGAAGGAGGCGAGGGGGTTCCGGTCGCGCGGCTGGCCGACGCTCCCGGGGTTGAGCATTCCCGTCTCGCCCTCCCCGATCCGCAGGCCCTCAAGGGGTGCGGAGACGGTGCTTCCGTCCTTCCTTCGGACGAAGGCCGCGGGCAGGTGGGTGTGGCCGAAGAACACCACGCGGGGGCAGGATTCGCCGGACAGCATGCCGATCTCCTCCTCGGCGTCCTCGAGAAGGAAGAGATAGCGGTCCGGATCGGAGGGGGAACCATGGACAAGCAGGATCCCTTCGGGAAGCCGAAGGCTCTCCGCGAGCCCCGCGAGATACTCCCTCGAGTCGGGAGAGATCTGTTCGGCGGACCATCGGGCGGCAAGCAGGGCCGGCGCATGGAAGAACTCGCCGGTCGCCCTCCCCGTCACGACGGCGTCGTGGTTGCCGAAGACCCCCGCCACCCCGTTCTCCCGGGCCCAGCGGACACAGGTCTCGGGCTCGGCGTTGTACCCCACGAGGTCGCCCAGATGGACCACCCGGTCGACGCGCTGCCGATCGATCTCCCGGAGGACGGCGGCGAGGGCGTCCCCGTTCGAGTGGATATCCGATACCACCGCGAGCCTCACGCCGCTCTCCGCCTCCCTCGCCCCGTCGCGGGCCGGAACCGGCGAAGTCCCGGCGGGAAACGATCAGGCTCCGGCCGCCGCGGCCGCTCCCAGGCCCTCCGGCAGTACCCGCCGCTCCTTTTTCCTGGATGCATACTCCCGGACGAGCTCCATGAAGATCTCCAGCTCGTACCGCCGGTCCACGTGCGTCCCGTCAAAGTATAGCACGCGGACGGGGAGGCCATCGCAGTCGCGGGAAACGCGAGGATACACGGCCTCGGAGACGATGCCGTTCATACAGGAGAAGGGGTTGATGTCGAGAATCCCGTCCACCCCTTTCCTGTACAGATATACGGATTTCCCCACCGACAGCAGCATCTCCCCCAGGGTCCCCTCGGGCACCAGGTACGGACGGGCGAGCTCCATCACCTCGCGGATGTCGTGCGGCTCCTCGTACCCCCGGAAGTCCCCCCCGAAGACCACGAGGAGCGAGTGCTCGTCCTTCCGCTGGTAGTGCCACTTCAGCTTCGCCCCGAGCATCTCCATGCTCAGGGTCTTCCCGTACCGCTTGAGCTCCCGGTGGTGATCGGCGTTGGTGTACCAGACCCACTCCGTCACGTCGGAAATCCAGCATTCCCCCCCCGTCTCCTCCACCTTGCGCACCACGTCGTCGTTGCTGAAGGCGTTGAGCCGGCAGAAGATCTCCCCGACGACGCCGATCAGGGGGCGCGGAGAGGAGAAGTCCGCCGGCACTTCGTGGAATCTCTTCCGGCCTTCCCGGAGCGCCGCGACGATCCGCGCGAGTTTCTCCCCCTGCTTCTCGCCGGGGATCTCCACGGCCCGGCACAGGATTCCGATCGCATCGTCGAACGCCCGATCCGCTGCGCCCTTCTCCCTCTCGTAGGGACGAACCCGAAGGAGGAGCTTCTGGAGAAGATCCCCGCCCACCATGGCTCTCCACGCGGTGCGGAGAAGCTCGTCGGCGTGATCTCCCACCCCGCTGTATCCGTCCGAGCAGGAGGGGGAGATCAGCAGCACGTCGCCGTATCCCATCTCCTCGAACACCATCTTCATGTAGGGCCCGTACTGTCCGAACCGGCACGGCCCGTTGGAGGCCGGCATGAAAAGCGCCATCTTTTCCGGGGCGATCTTCCCGTGGACGAGAAGTTTCAGCGTGTCGCCCAGCGTTACCTTCTGGGGGAGGCATTCCTCCCCCGAGGAGAAGCGCCCGCCGAGAAGAAGGGTCTCCTCGTCCGAGGGCGGCATGGCCCTCGCCTCGATCCCGACCGACCGGAACGCCGCCGATATGGTTCGCACCCCCGCCTCGTTCATGGGGGGGAAAAAGACCGTCCTTCCGGAAAGCGGCGACCCGCTCACGCTTCGGCCCACCAGCGCAATACCCGCTTGCTGTCGAGATACGCCTCGCACCGGGTCATGTACCCGGCGTCGTTCCCGTGTCCGTCGAACTGGAGGGAAAGGGAGGAGGCGTCGGACGCCTTCCGGATGAAATGCCGGATGTAGGAATCCGGCCCGCATTTGAAATTGGTGATGTAGATGATGTGGAACTTCGGGCGGTTCCTGCACCATCGCGCCGCCGCGATGATCTTCCTTCCGTAGTTCCAGAACATGTTGTCATGGATCTCCCGGATGTCGATCCCGTCGACGGGCAGAAAATCGATCGGGATCACGTTCGCCCCGTACTGGTCGCGCAGTTTTCCGGGGACATTCAGGTTGACGTCCCGGTCGTAGAGGTTGTACGAGCGGCCGATCAGGATGACGGCGTGCGCGTCCGCCTTCTCCACTTCCGAGACCGCCATCGCGCCGCGGTCGAGAAGGAAGTTGCCGAACCGGTGCTGCTCCTTCCACCCCTCGCGGATCGCCTCCCGGACCTCGCGGCGGGAGACCCCCAGCGGACCGAAGCACTCGAAGAGGTCCTCGACCACAAGACGCTCTTCGTCCCGGAAGCGGACGGTCGGGGAGAGAAGCTTCTGGCGCACCTCCTTCTCCCAGCCGGGGACCGACGCCAGGACGAACGGAAGGGTCTGTCCCCACGGGCAGAAGTGCGACTCGGTGTGGGTGTGGGTGGTCTCCGCATTGACGACGTTGGGGACGAACAGAAAATCGATCCCGTCCCGCAGAAGCGCGGCCACGTGCCCGTGGGCGACCTGGATCGGGTAGCACGGCTCGGCGACGGTCTTCTCGAGCCCTTCCCTCGCAATCGCCTTGTCGGTGCGCGGGCTCACCTTCACCCCGAATCCCAGGCGGGTCAGGAACGTCTTCCAGAACGGAAACCGCTCGTAGAAATACATGGCGCGGGGAACCCCCACGGTTCCCCGGGGTCCCTTTGTCTCCCCGCCCAGAAGGGACTCGAACCACTCCGCCCGCCGGGCGGGCAGGTCCTCGATCACGGGCTTGACCCCGGTCCGGGCGCTTTTCCGGTATCTCTCGGAGCACTTGTCCCCCCAGTAGGTGTTCGTGCCGTCGATCCGGATCTCCTGCATGTCGCAGAAATTGCTGCACCCCTTGCAGACGAACTCGCGCCTCCGGTAGTCGACCTTGCCCAGGTCGAAGCCGCGGAAGCGGGTTC is a genomic window containing:
- a CDS encoding PBP1A family penicillin-binding protein, which codes for MTSLPLEFDDDPGGRPRTKGLLLAGTLFLCFLLGTGVGLVILAKFSSFPSLESVQQYRPSISSKIYDRYNQLVGEIYLEKRTLVPYRQIPRYVVEAFVAAEDANFFQHRGVDLTAIARAAVKDLLGGSFAQGGSTITQQTVKNLFLTHEKSISRKLKELILAYRMERKMSKEEILYLYLNQIYLGEGTYGVEAAARTYFGKGVGELGVAEGAMLAALPKAPTRYSPRTNPDLAKGRQRYVLRRMVEAGFLTQAEADKAYAARIVLAPPSTFRSKAAYFLEQVRLYLMEKYGAESLYQEGLRIYTTIDTRLQQMAHAALIEGIKTTEERNKYEGLQGAVVALDPHTGAILAMVGGTDFAQSQFNRALQARRQPGSAFKPFVYTAALSAGRTVVSMTDDSPIEFDRNEKELWKPRNYDGTFLGPIPLIEALAKSRNLATIRLLNDVGVASVLRTAKTMGIESPIERNLSIALGSSGVTLLEMCTAYATFANGGLRPAPFFLREVRDSRGEVLERTTPEAEQAISPETAYLMVRMMQEVIQSGTGKAARGLGHFLAGKTGTTNENTDAWFIGFSPDLVAGIWVGFDTPRPLGDRESAAAVALPIWIRFMGRALPLFPNRDFPVPPGILFSRVDLETGKSLPPGSSDGITLPFRIGTVPPTAPVGKKIGPSLPSPDDLL
- a CDS encoding methyltransferase domain-containing protein; protein product: MPGAWFETIFDERYPQLFGPLEGNAEKEVEEIIGLIAVPPGSAVEDLGCGRGRHAVPLARRGYVVTGVDLSSKMLDIARARAHREGVTVEWVREDMRLFRRPGAFDLCLSLFTSFGFFSDEENQRVLDNVAVSLREGGTLLLDLRNSGKGLSRLENWDQTIEVPSGQLRMSIGFNSGTRRATAEHVLTRKDGIRISSTFDVRIYSSDELEAMLGKCGLRVKNCFGSLSGDPFTEESERMVVLSVKG
- a CDS encoding RtcB family protein translates to MRFRDVEIRKLSETMWEIPQESGMRVPGLIFASEAMMGDIVRDEAVRQVMNVAHLPGILKYSIGMPDIHWGYGFPIGGVAAMDAEEGVVSPGGVGYDINCGVRLLRSDLTVDALRPKLKELVAALHREVPSGVGSTGFVRLAAADEEKVLVDGARWAASRGYASAEDIERTESGGRLPGADPDAVSAVAKKRGRNQLGTLGSGNHFLEIDEVAEVFDEEAARAFGIFPGQAAVLVHSGSRGLGYQVCDDYLVTMADYMRRNAIDLPDRQLACAHIRSPEGQRYLSALAAAGNYAFANRQMLAHQTQETFLRFLGMGPRDLGMRLVYDCGHNNAKFEVHEIHGAKRKVLVHRKGATRCFPAGNREIPEAYRHVGQPVLIPGDMGTSSFVLAGSPAAMSLSFGSTCHGAGRRMSRTQAKASVRGKSIVQEMEKRGVLVASASQKTLAEEIPEAYKDVSEVVGVVHDAGIARRVARLRPVAVVKG
- a CDS encoding archease, whose product is MKGRRFRLLPHTADLMLEVRGADLPGLFSSCVLALFSLLTDRRTVRGAEFRTAEAAGGTAEEQLFFLLREALQIFTVHRFVARTARVTIHKERVTLTVAGEPLDFSRHDVRREIKAVTAHAIAVERSPGGCLARFVVDV
- a CDS encoding metallophosphoesterase family protein; this translates as MRLAVVSDIHSNGDALAAVLREIDRQRVDRVVHLGDLVGYNAEPETCVRWARENGVAGVFGNHDAVVTGRATGEFFHAPALLAARWSAEQISPDSREYLAGLAESLRLPEGILLVHGSPSDPDRYLFLLEDAEEEIGMLSGESCPRVVFFGHTHLPAAFVRRKDGSTVSAPLEGLRIGEGETGMLNPGSVGQPRDRNPLASFLIWDTGAGRASWIRVPYDVPSCQRKILEAGLPRFFAARLADGT